One region of Zerene cesonia ecotype Mississippi chromosome 15, Zerene_cesonia_1.1, whole genome shotgun sequence genomic DNA includes:
- the LOC119832528 gene encoding uncharacterized protein LOC119832528: METLLDKFKREQGGLRRSRSVRASLRLIGNRWRSKEEEPVELKRDQVLFTSQLFGDKDYSVAYAGIDGTYRAKTPVMAKRKQEPARVRKKSGDVDLMLKPQRPKKAEKKFSDLFNKKQKSVSAKDLLVPEKIPPKAAAILHIHSPDKGKKKLKVLGKSETELVPEARRRTRRGSDGDMCAQARGCVNHAFVYSTPPKDRKHPLSPSAYIKLQYGALLEGCGGELPSLSACAPHPHLDKRRKERPADKIAAVNIHLQALFAAVEHGYLDKARNILESTDVDVNSVNTDGLSPLDVAVLTGNRPLAKMLMEFGAKEGNQFKSPEALGAHLRRLCREAEARLHDAGLIDTMIGTIEKTIPCFLFLFLKRFVVAELNEAGLVIARSYNKIPGSPSSASGQAGTTGCAGSASEKDKQVQHWDRRHRTLKRLVSGWAGARGAGAAAAPLLEVEGPHAVAVRLPPDAHAHAHAHAAIVTKYRVEWSSRADFSNVCGTREVAACSLSGSGAGAAGAGAGGAGRVLVSGLTRGRRYFFRVAAGNLKGWGPSTVSVPRSVVPSSWRDVSTRRSRGAGGAGGGAGGAGGAGGAAGAGGAAERLDALAAARAAASAFCRAAPAPPARAPRKTAATIRQLFTANTKFQKNLRRGVYLACVLYHEDKVLVTGEDFLPVVEVDETYPACIYTDFHWLMKVSCAWEEVKTLRSEMERHTGASVHFRLKLLAAAAQLQSALCLQDLGQVYHKPLRDAHGTVVVSLVGGVRGGKLPALNARWAHVAKXXXXXXXXXXXXXXXXXXXXXXXXXXXXQVCAAALARGLYVGYLKLQSSVEVVRVVAPAAAPTAPPHRAVRRNPHVSAEEWEYLKSLSGRTEDKQAISNLSINSNDKPSESQQMFLEQIASACRKLLRDMDVSDENALTHRIYDLEVIELNNDVSFIMICPPAEQACSVPGQKEILLQRGDLLSLPIQAFEMIHLQTYHSELLHKYAKLSCVLELDIALAAHSHREAFSCTELQTTKEKLSKLEELQNSLNLVWRSERWLMDLISFARDKDKSGSSSGILLKYILEKTPSQICSDTGSCDKDVNLKIDLLQIPSRDGKITKTSPGRGSWPGPAGNGNHANLHPEFSKSEQQLSIAPRQASVSTLNLSSSQYLTDGKFARKGSADSQFTQSSAMSSNFVSSNSQFDVKSTGSHASVGSSRLPPSRSEDTLVLQNENVEPKPRPHSINTSMSTTSSPLLTVKHMYTGSMISVRTGNESAQSLSSDSESQSCPKLRPPNYRSVMPSKSMTNVKSPEIDYTDTGQEAKSHSVKRQPLLETQEEDLNKKVPKTEEKQDSEEQTDPIAERRIVDQPGILQVFAAYETGLAAGTSLKLHVTPRTSAREVIELVVKQLNMAAALKGRAAPLYPPERLPDFCLVAVIGARERCLRDDFRPLQLQNPWRRGRLYVRLRHDVLAALHHSASRPAYI, translated from the exons ATGGAAACCCTCCTCGACAAGTTCAAGAGGGAGCAGGGAGGCCTGCGCCGCTCGCGCTCCGTGCGCGCCTCCTTGCGCCTGATCGGCAACCGCTGGCGATCCAAGGAAGAGGAGCCCGTCGAGCTCAAGCGGGACCAGGTGCTGTTCACCTCGCAGCTCTTCGGCGACAAGGATTACAGTGTGGCCTACGCGGGCATCGACGGCACGTACCGCGCCAAAACTCCCGTGATGGCCAAGCGCAAGCAGGAGCCGGCCCGCGTGAGAAAGAAGAGCGGGGACGTCGACCTCATGTTGAAGCCCCAGCGACCCAAGAAGGCCGAGAAGAAGTTCAGTGATCTGTTCAATAAGAAGCAGAAGAGTGTGTCAGCCAAGGACCTGTTAGTGCCTGAAAAGATCCCGCCGAAAGCGGCGGCGATCTTGCATATACACTCCCCGGATAAGGGGAAGAAGAAGTTAAAAGTGTTGGGCAAATCGGAGACTGAGTTAGTGCCCGAGGCGCGGCGGCGGACGCGCCGGGGCTCCGACGGCGACATGTGTGCGCAGGCGCGGGGCTGCGTCAACCATGCGTTTGTGTATAGCACCCCGCCGAAGGACAGGAAACACCCTCTCTCACCATCAGCCTATATAA AGCTCCAGTACGGCGCGCTGCTGGAGGGGTGCGGGGGCGAGCTGCCGTCGCTGAGCGCGTGCGCACCGCACCCGCACCTCGACAAGCGCAGGAAGGAGCGCCCCGCCGACAAGATTGCCGCTGTTAATATACACCTGCAGg CTCTATTCGCGGCGGTGGAACATGGCTACCTCGACAAAGCTAGAAACATCCTGGAGTCCACAGATGTCGATGTCAACAG CGTGAACACAGATGGGCTGTCGCCGCTGGACGTGGCGGTGCTGACGGGCAACCGGCCGCTCGCCAAGATGCTCATGGAGTTTGGCGCGAAGGAGGGGAACCAGT TTAAGAGCCCGGAGGCGCTGGGCGCGCACCTGCGGCGGCTGTGTCGCGAGGCGGAGGCGCGCCTGCACGACGCCGGCT tgATAGACACTATGATTGGAACTATTGAAAAAACGATCCCCTGTTTCTTGTTTCTGTTTCTGAAAAGATTCGTGGTTGCTGAACTGAATGAAGCCGGCCTTGTCATAGCAAGAAGCTATAACAAAATCCCAGGATCGCc ATCATCAGCGAGCGGGCAAGCGGGCACAACAGGTTGCGCGGGGAGCGCCTCGGAGAAGGACAAGCAAGTGCAGCACTGGGACCGGCGGCACAGGACACTCAA GCGGCTGGTGAGCGGGTGGGCGGGCgcgcggggcgcgggcgcggcggcggcgccgcTGCTCGAGGTGGAGGGGCCGCACGCCGTCGCCGTGCGCCTGCCGCCcgacgcgcacgcgcacgcgcacgcgcacgccgCTATCGTCACCAAGTACAGGG TGGAGTGGTCGTCCCGCGCGGACTTCTCCAACGTGTGCGGCACCCGCGAGGTGGCGGCGTGCTCGCTGTCCGggagcggcgcgggcgcggcgggcgcgggcgcggggggcgcgggccGAGTGCTCGTGTCGGGCCTCACACGCGGCCGCCGGTACTTCTTCCGCGTGGCCGCCGGCAACCTGAAGGGCTGGGGACCCAGTACTGTGTCGGTGCCGAGGAGCGTGGTGCCCAGTA GTTGGCGCGACGTGTCCACGCGGAGGTCGCgtggcgcgggcggcgcggggggtGGCGCGGGCGGTGCGGGCGGTGCGgggggcgcggcgggcgcggggggcgcggcgGAGCGGCTGGACGCgctggcggcggcgcgcgcggcggccaGCGCCTTCTGCCgggccgcgcccgcgccgcccgcgcgcgCGCCACGCAAGACCGCCGCCACCATCCGGCAGCTCTTCACCGCCAACACCAAGTTCCAGAAGAACCTCCGCCG tggAGTGTACCTCGCGTGCGTGCTGTACCACGAGGACAAAGTACTGGTGACCGGCGAGGACTTCCTGCCCGTGGTGGAAGTGGACGAAACCTACCCCGCATGTATTTATACCGACTTCCACTGGCTTATGAAG GTGTCGTGCGCGTGGGAGGAGGTGAAGACGCTGCGCAGCGAGATGGAGCGGCACACCGGCGCCTCCGTGCACTTCCGCCTCAAGCTGCTGGCCGCCGCCGCGCAGCTGCAGTCCGCGCTCTGTTTGCAGGACCTCG GGCAGGTGTACCACAAGCCGCTGCGCGACGCGCACGGCACCGTGGTGGTGTCGCTGGTGGGCGGCGTGCGCGGCGGCAAGCTGCCCGCGCTCAACGCGCGCTGGGCGCACGTCGCCAAG NNNNNNNNNNNNNNNNNNNNNNNNNNNNNNNNNNNNNNNNNNNNNNNNNNNNNNNNNNNNNNNNNNNNNNNNNNNNNNNNNNCGCAGGTGTGCGCGGCGGCGCTGGCGCGCGGGCTGTACGTGGGCTACCTGAAGCTGCAGTCGTCGGTGGAGGTGGTGCGCGTGGTGGCGCCGGCGGCCGCGCCCACCGCGCCGCCGCACCGCGCCGTGCGCCGCAACCCGCACGTCTCCGC AGAAGAATGGGAGTACCTGAAATCGCTATCCGGTAGGACGGAAGACAAACAAGCGATTAGCAATCTATCCATAAACAGCAACGACAAGCCATCAGAATCTCAACAAATGTTCCTGGAGCAGATCGCGAGCGCGTGCCGGAAGCTGCTGCGCGACATGGACGTCTCCGACGAGAACGCTCTCACCCACCGCATATACGACCTCGAGGTCATCGAGCTCAACAATGACGTCAGCTTCATCATGATCTGCCCTCCGGCGGAACAAGCCTGTTCCGTGCCCGGGCAGAAGGAGATCCTGCTCCAGAGGGGAGACCTCCTGAGTCTGCCCATACAGGCGTTCGAAATGATCCACCTGCAGACCTATCACTCCGAGCTCCTACACAAATACGCCAAACTCAGCTGCGTGCTGGAACTGGACATCGCGTTAGCCGCGCATTCGCATAGAGAGGCGTTTTCCTGCACCGAACTGCAAACTACGAAGGAAAAACTTTCCAAACTCGAAGAGTTACAGAACAGCTTAAACTTGGTTTGGAGATCGGAGCGGTGGCTCATGGACTTGATCAGTTTCGCGCGTGATAAAGACAAGTCGGGCTCCAGCTCAGGAATTTTGCTCAAATATATACTCGAAAAAACGCCGTCCCAAATTTGCTCAGACACCGGGAGTTGTGATAAAGatgttaatttgaaaatagatCTCTTACAAATACCTTCCAGAGATGGAAAAATTACCAAAACGTCACCGGGGAGGGGCTCGTGGCCGGGCCCAGCGGGAAACGGAAACCATGCGAACTTACATCCAGAATTCAGCAAATCGGAGCAACAGCTCAGTATAGCTCCGCGGCAGGCGTCCGTATCGACGCTCAACCTGAGCAGTTCTCAGTACCTCACCGACGGCAAATTCGCAAGGAAAGGCAGCGCCGACTCGCAGTTCACGCAATCTAGTGCAATGAGCAGCAACTTTGTGAGTAGCAATTCACAATTCGATGTAAAGTCGACCGGATCTCACGCGAGCGTCGGCAGCAGCCGCCTGCCGCCGTCGCGAAGCGAGGACACGTTGGTTCTCCAAAACGAAAACGTAGAACCGAAGCCGCGGCCGCACAGCATCAACACGAGCATGTCCACGACCTCGAGCCCTCTTCTGACCGTCAAGCACATGTACACCGGCAGCATGATCAGCGTGCGGACCGGAAATGAATCGGCCCAAAGTCTGTCCAGCGATTCTGAAAGCCAGAGCTGTCCCAAGTTACGACCTCCGAACTACCGCAGCGTCATGCCGTCCAAAAGCATGACAAACGTGAAGTCGCCTGAAATAGACTATACAGATACCGGGCAAGAGGCGAAGAGCCACAGTGTGAAGCGACAGCCCCTGCTGGAGACGCAGGAAGAAGACCTGAACAAGAAGGTGCCCAAGACTGAGGAGAAGCAGGACTCGGAGGAGCAAACCGATCCAATCGCTGAGAGACGGATCGTCGACCAGCCGGGAATATTACaa GTGTTCGCGGCGTACGAGACGGGGCTGGCGGCGGGCACGTCGCTGAAGCTGCACGTGACGCCGCGCACGAGCGCGCGCGAGGTCATCGAGCTGGTGGTGAAGCAGCTCAACATGGCGGCCGCGCTCAAgggccgcgccgcgccgctcTACCCGCCCGAGCGCCTGCCCGACTTCTGCCTGGTGGCCGTCATCGGCGCGCGCGAGCGCTGCCTGCGCGACGACTTCCGCCCGCTGCAGCTGCAGAACCCCTGGCGCCGCGGCCGCCTCTACGTGCGCCTGCGCCACGACGTGCTGGCCGCGCTGCACCACTCCGCCTCCCGCCCCGCCTACATATAG